agccgtgatcggctcatctgGTGATTCCtgatatcggctataaagagccgattgtcttccagtatcagatcggatctaagtattcAAACAAAACGCATATATCCGATGATGAtaaaaacttgctctgtaattaataagctaatccaatctatgacggTTAAGCTCTCACTGCATAACCAGAACATCCTACGCATAGCTAAGCCTAACagacatgaaagataacaaaataacaacctaaacagaggcctaaaaaccaaccaaaagctgatttccggaacaatccctctttaggttaatataaagcatcaaacatcctgccggatcatttaactcgtttgaagggtctaatcatgcggatattaagctaaatctttgatgagaAAAGACTAAtaataacagattggatctactaatcgtgAACAGAGCAacgtgctgcccttacacctgaaatcgggcacgaggacagctaaacgcttACAGATAACAAGCAACGCATGAACATAGCTTAAAAGCCAATGCATCCCTATaagcgttaagataactagtgcttctcgctatcaacaacgcttcagtacgagaaacacaaagaaaaATAGGCAGGAATgatgccgccccgatcacgcgcagcgtgatcggggctgcacggcacttacccgagagaaaccctagaacaggggtggcgatgtgctgagagttgtttgtgaatggtTGTTGTTCTTTTTTCATTCGTAGTCCAAGatatatatttatagtccgaagacttgcctttcctaaccaatcctaactgactacgatatgaatcctggctatctctatctaaactaatttaaatgcacacacctatctagatacatggccaatcctggccttgAAACACCTGCGCaagggccgattcgcaagcccactatgattatcctttgagcccatcttgctcgcagcccaccttctggcccagctaaattatagCGATAACAAAACCGATGATAGCAAAATTGTTCTTGATAGATTAATCTAGGCAAAACCTAAGCTATCTTGGATGGTGGGCTGGTGGCTATTGAACATAAAGTGTTTCTAGTCAGCCAAGAAACCCCAGATGCGCTCACGGTGCCCCCACTCCGCCCCCCATTTAAATACCGGGCGGCAAACCCCGGGCCGAAACCCTAACCTCTCATGCTATtcgcgccgcctcctcctccgctccttCGCCACAAGCTGTCATCTCGCTGCGGCGGTGAGCACTGCTCTGCTCTCTTGCGTCCCGCGTCACCCTGCTACCCCATCTCTGGTGCACGACCCTcatctccctctctcccttgcCATGTAGGTGGCCATGCGCCGCTTGCCGTGgatcgcctcgccgccgccgccgccaccgcgacCCGTCGGTGAGCCTTCCCATCACTCGATCCTCCCCTTGCATGCGCTCCCTCACTGTTCGTCGCTTCCTAAGCAATGTGCAAGCTGCGTGCCCGCCGACTGTGGTCATGGCTCGGCAAGGAGAAGCATCTCCCTTAATAACACCTGGAACCTGAAAGTAAAATCGGAACATCCCAATAACTGCTTTGACCAATTTTGACCACTATGTGAGGAAATACTAATATTTTGGCATGGCAACCTTCTCGTTTGGTGAAGGTTGGCCAAATCCACGGCCACCAATTTGATTGCCAAAATTTGACTTGGCTAGAAGGTTCACAAACCAAAGACACCTCTTCGGATAACGAGCTATCCAGCAGCTACCTTTGGCTATAGCTCGAAATAATCGGTTCATAGGCTAAAATTAAGGACTACGAGACCGCTTGCATTATAGTATTTACAATATTCTTTTTTTCATTCCACGTACTAAAGGATATGATACTACTGTGAGATAAAAAAAGACAATCTATTATAAAGTGTCATTGAATTAGATGGCCTATTAGACAGCTTCAGTATATTTGCCCAGTCAGCCGAATTGAGTTGGGGCAGGCCATACTTCTGCCTGCAACCAAATACAAGCCTAATTTTTAAAGGCAAAACATTAGCCTGGTCACCTATTAGAGGTTTCGAAGTTGTTCCTCTTCACTCTTCAGCGTGCTTCTTTGCTTCTTCTCATATCCATGTCACGCATAACTACTATTccgcatttcgtcgaacacttTCTACCCTGGCCGCTCTGCTCCGCAACCCACCACTCTCCTCGGCCACCGCTCGATGGAACGCCGCCATCCGGCGACACCTCGAGTCCGGCCACCCCACGGAGGCCGTCTCCGCCTTCGCCGCCATGCTCCAGACCAGGGCCCGCCCGGACGCCTTCACGCTTCCGCTCCTCAACCGCGCTGCGGCGGCCCTCCCCGGCTTCGTCGGCGCCGCCCACTGCTTCGGCATCCGTGCCGGCTTCGCCGGAAACGTCTACTTCTGCAACACGCTGCTGGAGGCCTACACGCGGCACGGGCTGGTTGCGCCCGCGCgccaggtgttcgacgaaatgcgcGCGCGGGACGTGGTTTCATGGACCACGCTGGTGTCCGCATATGCTGGTGCCTGGGACCCGTTGGAGGTATCCCAGTTGGTGACGGCTATGAGGACGAACGGCGACTGCGAGCCCAGTGCAGTGACGCTTTCTGTAATCCTCCGGGCATGCACGGCCATGAGGGACGCTACCTGCGGTAGGCAGTTGCACTGCTACGCGGTGAAAAGCGGGTGGGCTGGTGATTTCCTAGTTCTCAACTCGATGTTGACACACTTGAGCCAGACAGCCAGCTTGGAGGATGCAGCTATGTTGTTTGAGCAGTCTCCCAGAAGAGACATGGTTTCGTGGAACATTATAATCTCAGAGTATTCTTCAGAGGGGAACATTTCTAAAGTCACTGATATGTATGAAAGGATGAGGGCAGAGGAAGTGTGTCCAAGCTGTGAGACCTTAACTTCCATTGTTGCTGCATTCGCCAAGCACAGGTTTCTTCTGCAAGGCAAGAAGCTGCATTCCTTTGCAGTTAGAAGTGGCCTCATGGACACAGTCTTGGTAGGATCATTTGTCGATTTCTATGCTAAATGTGGTGAGTTGATGTCATCAGTTCAGTTGTTTGAGCAATTCAAGGGGGGAAGCAGCTGCCTATGGTCAGCCATGCTTTGGGCCTTTATCCACCATGGAATGTTCTTAGACGCAATCCATCTGTTTGAGAGAATGATGGACTCTTTCTGCTTTCCAAGTGCTGACGTGCTGCGAGGACTCGTAATCTGTTACACTGAAATTGGTGCTTTAAAGTTTGGTAAAGCAACCCATGGATACATCATAAGAAATAACTGTGCTGCAGAATCTAAGAGTTGTGCCTTGGAGACATCAATTGTTAGACTCTATGCTAAATGTGGGGACATTCTTCTGGCAGAAAGATGCTTTAGAAGAATCCTTCATAAAGATATAGTCTCATGGAGTTCAATGATCGAAGCATTCACAATCCATGGTCATGGTAAGGAAGCTCTGACATTATTTAATCAGATGCTAGAAGAAGGAATAAAGCCAAATGGAGTGACCTTCCTTAGCTTGCTGTCAGCATGTAGTCATTCAGGTCTTGTAAGTGAAGCTCGCGAGTTGTTTGATTGCTTGACAAAAACATTCACACTTGCACCCGATCTAGGACACTATACCTGTATGGTAGATGTTCTTGGCCGCTCAGGCAATCTAGAGGAGGCTCTGCAAGTGATCATTGACATGAAAGTTAAGCCAGATGGCAGGATATGGGGTACTCTCCTTGCGTCATGCAGAATGCACTCAAACTCTAAGCTTGCATCTTTTGCAGCTCAGAAACTTATGGAGTTGGAACCTGATAATGTTGGCTATCATGTGGTGTTCAGTAATGTCCATGCTGGAGGAGGTAGATGGGCTGAAGTGGAGGACATCAGAAGCTCCATGATAGGAATGAACATGGAGAAATCTCCTGCTTGGAGCTATGTTTCTGACATTGGTGTCCATTGATATGTGTTTTTTGACAATGCATCAATGGTATTTCTGTTGAAAAATTCATGATGTTTTGGCCAATGAAGGACCAAACATTCTATTCAAGTTGTTGTTATCTGTGACTTGGCATGGAGGTTTGCTCACGGGCTGGACAAGCCACAGGCTGTAACATACTACCAGTGTGTTGATGTCTTAAGAATTGGAATAAGAGAAACTTCTGATGTATTGCAAGATGATAGATTTATCATCAGAAGGAATTAAATGTGCATGTCTTATCAAGAGATTAAGGTTTCTTCATATTCTGGTGTACACTTGTGTACGACTGGTAAGCTTTCTGTTCATCCTTTTGTAATGTCCAGTGCAAAGAAACTTCACTTCTGCGACCATTGTTATAGAGGGATATTTTGTGTCATATTCACCTGTTTGGAAGGGCAGGATTAGCATGATACATGTAGAAGTTTCCGTTTTATATAAAAAAGTAAACTCTCAACATTGCAGTGCCGAGTTTTATTAAAAAAATGTTTTCTGTAACTTCTAAGATTTATTGATGAGTAAAAATATGAACATCATAATATTTACTACGTGGTACAACTAGTTTTAGAGTTTCTGTGTGCAATCCCAACTCACTAATTTTTCTGATTCTTGTCTTTCAATATGCCAAAAAATTATTTTTGTTATCAAACTGTTGAATTATTTTGTATCATGAATGGACAATTTTATGTTTTCAGTTGCATCTACCTGTTACATTTGCATACAGTAAAAATACATTGTCACATATTGACTTTTACTTGTTTCAATACTTGTATAAGTTTGGTTCATCAACAAAATGACTGCAATGAATAAATATCAGATTCAATTTCCCTGTGCACATACAAATGATTCTTGAAAATATATTATCATCTTTTGAGTTATTGGTTTTGTATTTGTGGTTCGGTATAAAATTGTGGATGTAAGAGGTACTGTTCAGGGGCTGGTTAGTGCTAATCTTGGAAGCATCGGAAGTTTATGGAGGTCATAATATATACTCTCTCCCTTTCTAAATATATGATGTTTGACGCAATGTGGCGCTCAGTTTGCTAATCTTGGAAGCATCGGAAGTTTATGTAGTTTATTGCCCAACTGAACTTGAGGAACTCAGTTTGCTCGATCTCAAGTATATGGCCTGGGCTCCGTGACTACGTTGGGCATGGCTCAAGCGGACGAACCTTAATAGGTCGTGGAAAGAGTCAGGAAGCTCATGATACAAAGCTGGTTGCGATGTGCGAAGCATCGTTGCCGCTGGTCATTAGAGATGGAGCTTCTAGTTTATTTTGGTCGGACCAGTGGATATAGTCATATATCGAAGACATCAATCTACGGCTGTGGGATCGTCTCGAACAAATGCACCTTACGGGGGAGCCTAACTTCAAGTA
The sequence above is drawn from the Panicum hallii strain FIL2 chromosome 7, PHallii_v3.1, whole genome shotgun sequence genome and encodes:
- the LOC112898927 gene encoding pentatricopeptide repeat-containing protein At4g35130, chloroplastic-like yields the protein MLQTRARPDAFTLPLLNRAAAALPGFVGAAHCFGIRAGFAGNVYFCNTLLEAYTRHGLVAPARQVFDEMRARDVVSWTTLVSAYAGAWDPLEVSQLVTAMRTNGDCEPSAVTLSVILRACTAMRDATCGRQLHCYAVKSGWAGDFLVLNSMLTHLSQTASLEDAAMLFEQSPRRDMVSWNIIISEYSSEGNISKVTDMYERMRAEEVCPSCETLTSIVAAFAKHRFLLQGKKLHSFAVRSGLMDTVLVGSFVDFYAKCGELMSSVQLFEQFKGGSSCLWSAMLWAFIHHGMFLDAIHLFERMMDSFCFPSADVLRGLVICYTEIGALKFGKATHGYIIRNNCAAESKSCALETSIVRLYAKCGDILLAERCFRRILHKDIVSWSSMIEAFTIHGHAQKLMELEPDNVGYHVVFSNVHAGGGRWAEVEDIRSSMIGMNMEKSPAWSYVSDIGVH